TTCACCGTCGACACCGAATCGGGCTTCGAGGACGCGGTCTTCATCACCAGCTCCTACGGACTCGGTGAAGCCGTCGTGCAGGGCGCCGTGAACCCCGATGAGTTCTACGTCTACAAGCCCGCGCTCGCCGCGGCCCGGCCGGCGATCCTCAAGCGCTCCGTCGGCGAGAAGGCCATCGCCATGCGGTACACCGAGAGCGACCAGGTCGGCGGCACGACCGTCTTCGAGGACGTGCCGGTCGGGCAGCGGCGGCTGTTCAGCATCACGGATGCCGAGGTGCTCGAGCTCGCGCGCCACGCCGTCACGATCGAGCGGCACTACGGCCGTCCGATGGACATCGAGTGGGCGCGCGACGGCATCGACGGCCAGCTGTACATCCTGCAGGCGCGGCCCGAGACCGTCGTGTCACGCGCGGATGCGAATGTCATGCGTCGTTTCGTGCTCGCCGAGCGCAGCGAGGTGCTCGCCACCGGTCGTGCGATCGGCCAGAAGATCGGCTCCGGTGCGGTGAAGGTGCTGCGCAGCATCGACGAGATGGCCTCGTTCGGCGCCGGGGACGTGCTGGTGGCGGACATGACCGACCCCGACTGGGAGCCGATTATGAAGAAGGCGTCCGCGATCGTCACCAACCGCGGTGGCCGCACCTGCCACGCGGCGATCATCGCCCGCGAACTCGGCATCCCCGCCGTCGTCGGCACCGGGGATGCCACCCGGGTGCTGCCCGACGGACTGGACGTCACCGTGTCCTGCGCGGAGGGCGATGACGGCTTCGTCTACCAGGGGCTGCTCGACTTCCGCGAGGAGGAGACGAGACTGGATCGGATGCCGGAGGTGCCGGTGAAGATCATGATGAACGTCGGCACGCCGGATCAGGCGTTCTCGTTCTCCCGCCTGCCCAACCGCGGGGTGGGGCTCGCGCGACTGGAGTTCGTCATCAACCGCCAGATCGGCATCCACCCCCGGGCGCTGCTCGAGTTCGACGCGCTGCCCGACGAACTGCGCGCGCAGGTGGCGGACCGCATCGCCGCCTACCCGTCACCGCGCGAGTTCTTCGTGCAGCGGGTGGTGGAGGGCGTCGCGATGCTGGCGGCGGCGTTCGCGCCCGAGCCGGTGATCGTGCGGATGAGCGATTTCAAGTCGAACGAGTACGCGAACCTGCTCGGCGGCGACCGCTATGAGCCGCACGAGGAGAACCCGATGATCGGGTACCGGGGTGCATCCCGGTACATCTCGGCCGACTTCCGGGAGTGCTTCGACATGGAGTGCGAGGCGATCCGGCGCGTGCGCGATGACATGGGCCTGACGAACGTGAAGATCATGATCCCGTTCGTGCGCACCGTGGCAGAGGGGGCGGCCGTCGTCCAGCTTCTGGCCGAGAACGGTCTGCGCCGGGGCGAGAACGGGCTCG
Above is a window of Microbacterium suwonense DNA encoding:
- the ppsA gene encoding phosphoenolpyruvate synthase: MSSILWFHEVGMGDLAQVGGKNASLGEMVSHLSDLGVRVPGGFATTADAYRAFLASGGLDDRIRAAVEAIDVDDVTQLSRVGATVRDWIEQQPLPDDIEHDIRAAYALLVDNDPSPDAVSWAVRSSATAEDLPDASFAGQQETFLNISGIENILQAAKQVFSSLYNDRAIAYRVHNGFDHHDVALSVGIQRMVRSDIGASGVMFTVDTESGFEDAVFITSSYGLGEAVVQGAVNPDEFYVYKPALAAARPAILKRSVGEKAIAMRYTESDQVGGTTVFEDVPVGQRRLFSITDAEVLELARHAVTIERHYGRPMDIEWARDGIDGQLYILQARPETVVSRADANVMRRFVLAERSEVLATGRAIGQKIGSGAVKVLRSIDEMASFGAGDVLVADMTDPDWEPIMKKASAIVTNRGGRTCHAAIIARELGIPAVVGTGDATRVLPDGLDVTVSCAEGDDGFVYQGLLDFREEETRLDRMPEVPVKIMMNVGTPDQAFSFSRLPNRGVGLARLEFVINRQIGIHPRALLEFDALPDELRAQVADRIAAYPSPREFFVQRVVEGVAMLAAAFAPEPVIVRMSDFKSNEYANLLGGDRYEPHEENPMIGYRGASRYISADFRECFDMECEAIRRVRDDMGLTNVKIMIPFVRTVAEGAAVVQLLAENGLRRGENGLEVVMMCEVPSNALLADEFLDHFDGFSIGSNDMTQLTLGLDRDSSLVAQTFDERDPAVKKMLALAIEACLRRGKYVGICGQGPSDHPDLADWLLDQGVESMSLNPDTVVETWMRLAKRAETSAAA